In a single window of the Scophthalmus maximus strain ysfricsl-2021 chromosome 18, ASM2237912v1, whole genome shotgun sequence genome:
- the nhsl1b gene encoding NHS-like protein 1 isoform X5, whose product MRGDRRSSSFHKDKPAGLSRALSWLSVSTLSRQSRRMFHSQSELHAVHKGHTYSHSHTHLHAADGDEDDDDNWVYQPQHKIAVSNLDEESKWTVHYTAPWHQQENVFLPGSRPPCVEDLHRQAKVNLKTALRECDKLRKDGFRSSQYYSQGPTFSDPSQSTGSLQDEEEEDETDKKSTASSVEDDKSQVSMRPQTPQGGGEGREGSEVDGQVIWNKGAPLPTPEEKMRQAAKAVPTDIVAINVTGAVFDRQATIRRSLINTDTVSRRPKKVKRRKTISGLPENFNLELAAKGRGGELRPHSMFIPGQYSTLGRVGSVNSMLRRSETRDSGCQTEEIKVVPPSMRRIRAQRGQGIAAQMAGISTSSSTGSISISSSDSSGILMLPNQFNGDLSRFHSLPRQGARVSLSADPIYSSTPIKSEGQTTPQRQIGKLQVDDTVVHMRNAPRTGTLTRPKSQEVRGTQSSEWGGGPACVVSPHAAYSTSVIPNATLLSSTEVIALNTSSPLSHSPASVYATARPLSLAPSSNAGLLLSSPTTFTHSSTFPALATSTLSHTPQGGGLVVSAPASESGHSDSSMHSHSTLAPTPPSCLPEEQWIYDTPENVVLPHRTLTSSCSTPINQLYSSLDLSSRTTTDSSSVYSQDNDGYFTSMHLDSGLRSRSHGSGHGAAAGRATRHSMYECREMANQEDSGSLYSDRSLSRSISLRKAKKPPLPPARTDSLRRKPGAKKPLGAVSAISGANEPNGGMLNETLIASLQQSLQMGLRGGKGKGASPSSPSHSPSSDYDDPWVLRPRSHSSISAGSSAASLAANANCGGVSNVYSLCHVTPAHSDTSSLRSDYADSWGYYMDYPRNHGDQRAQTPPATDNMPAGAHRGELQDGGEIHSNSQAPGAPGKERGVAVKPKTSASSPDRVHRLTSPSSGYSSQSNTPTAGTPVPSLVRSMSPSGRPKPKVPERKSSLLSSVSMSSSSTSLSSNTSDSLKSSGPSPLPLSSSAPNTPLSPPPPFPAPLPPSATAGSTTPPPAPPLPTTPRGTSLTPLPACSTSPEFPPPPSPETLIHPSLSYNGSFSPPPPPPPMPSCGPPPPPPLPTFVPPSSYPSLVKAVKDAAKPATPDSPKPLITPFALQSVQLRSIKRPEKDINGKSDHVTAQETWADLPRSLQSQKLERSHSQLHSTVLPVFNSSPEEDFRNSSPSPVSKLLEELSFDCSDTDETPDSAVSNGKAADQSYTLSSGKDYDEEQESLPSPPQMSRSSPVKQKPPAVSKKPKLSFLPPFSTKLIDEQVPAQTITSLSQTEDQVDALQGQTKKEEREEESQQQEEISEPLAGSSEASTEIQDESRISTPVCQETSLDNGPCSNGEAYDEEDEDGDGTSSTTGSISSKEDDAGEVFDSRTAESSPAPSANGASEQNMVTPSPTRPRTTEDLFAAIHREGMQRVGASFLERSKRKILGRKESDEDKSRAGSQPQSPPATPTATSPGAASSLARQSGSIQRNLRKSATSSDTFKALLLKKGSRSETSFRMSATEMLRSTDPRFQRTRSESELDSPAASPSPPTTPHSPCASPGRSKRATDEWSRYEALALSSPTSPSFSMSGFRYGRSRTPPSAASSKYNARCRILSSPMTVICEREGELAESEYGDTAETLSGAAIHARPLLKGSNGTLSGESSS is encoded by the exons cGGTGTCTAACCTTGATGAGGAGAGCAAGTGGACGGTTCATTACACAGCCCCGTGGCACCAGCAGGAGAACGTCTTCCTACCAGGCAGCAGGCCGCCCTGCGTAGAAGACCTCCACCGCCAAGCCAAAGTTAACCTCAAGACTGCCCTGCGAG AATGTGACAAGTTGAGGAAAGACGGTTTCCGGAGCTCCCAGTACTACTCACAGGGTCCCACCTTTTCTGACCCGAGTCAGTCCACAGGCAGCctgcaggatgaggaggaggaggacgaaacTGACAAGAAG TCCACAGCTTCATCAGTGGAGGATGACAAATCCCAGGTCTCCATGAGGCCTCAGACCCCACAGGGAGGGGGCGAAGGAAGGGAGGGGTCTGAGGTTGACGGACAGGTGATATGGAACAAAGGCGCACCCCTCCCCACCCCGGAGGAAAAGATGAGGCAGGCAGCCAAGGCCGTGCCTACAGACATAGTTGCCATCAATGTCACAG GGGCAGTGTTTGACCGACAGGCGACTATCCGGCGCTCCCTCATTAACACTGACACCGTGTCCCGTCGGCCCAAGAAGGTCAAACGCAGAAAGACTATATCAGGGCTGCCTGAAAACTTCAACCTGGAGCTAG CAGCAAAAGGACGTGGCGGAGAGCTCCGACCTCATTCCATGTTCATTCCGGGACAGTACTCCACTTTGGGCCGTGTGGGGAGCGTCAACTCAATGCTCCGACGttcagagaccagagactcagGCTGCCAGACAGAAGAAATAAAGGTTGTACCCCCATCCATGAGAAGAATTCGGGCACAGAGAGGACAGGGAATCGCGGCTCAGATGGCCGGCATTTCTACTTCCTCCTCAACCGGAAGTATATCTATCTCCAGCAGTGACAGCTCTGGGATCTTGATGCTGCCCAATCAGTTTAACGGAGACCTTTCCCGTTTCCACAGTCTGCCTCGACAGGGCGCCAGGGTGTCCCTCAGCGCTGATCCTATCTATAGCAGCACCCCCATCAAGTCAGAGGGGCAAACAACGCCCCAGAGGCAGATTGGAAAGCTTCAGGTTGATGATACAGTGGTGCACATGAGAAACGCCCCAAGGACAGGAACCCTGACCAGGCCCAAGTCCCAGGAAGTGAGGGGGACACAGTCCAGTGAGTGGGGTGGTGGTCCAGCTTGTGTGGTGTCGCCACATGCTGCCTATTCCACCTCAGTCATCCCCAATGCCACCCTGTTGAGCTCCACTGAGGTCATAGCCCTCAACACCTCCAGTCCCCTCTCCCACTCCCCAGCCTCAGTTTATGCCACAGCCCGGCCGCTCAGTCTGGCTCCTTCCTCCAACGCTGGTCTTCTGCTCTCCAGTCCGACAACCTTCACCCACAGCTCCACCTTCCCAGCGTTGGCCACATCTACCCTGTCTCATACACCACAGGGGGGCGGTCTGGTCGTCTCAGCGCCCGCTAGTGAGTCGGGGCACTCGGACAGTAGCATGCACAGCCACAGCACCTTGGCCCCCACACCTCCATCCTGTCTGCCGGAGGAGCAGTGGATCTACGACACACCAGAAAACGTGGTGCTCCCTCATCGCACGCtgacctccagctgctccactCCCATCAACCAGCTGTATAGCAGCCTGGACCTGTCCTCCAGGACCACTACTGATTCCAGCTCCGTTTACTCCCAGGACAATGACGGCTACTTCACCTCCATGCACCTGGACTCTGGCCTGCGCTCTCGCAGCCACGGCAGCGGGCACGGGGCAGCAGCTGGACGGGCCACCAGACACAGCATGTACGAGTGCCGTGAGATGGCCAATCAGGAAGACTCTGGAAGCTTGTACAGTGACCGCTCTCTATCGCGCAGCATCTCCCTCCGCAAGGCCAAGAAGCCTCCGCTGCCCCCGGCCCGTACAGACTCTCTGAGACGAAAGCCTGGTGCGAAAAAGCCGCTCGGAGCCGTCAGTGCCATCAGTGGTGCTAACGAACCGAACGGCGGCATGTTGAACGAGACTCTGATTGCCAGTTTGCAGCAGAGCCTACAGATGGGGCTGAggggagggaaaggaaagggCGCATCACCGTCGTCACCCTCTCACAGCCCAAGCAGCGACTACGATGACCCCTGGGTTCTGCGGCCGCGCAGTCACAGCAGCATCAGTGCAGGCAGCTCTGCAGCATCACTCGCAGCTAATGCAAACTGTGGCGGTGTGTCCAACGTCTACTCCCTTTGCCACGTGACGCCCGCTCACAGCGACACCAGCAGCTTGCGTTCGGACTATGCAGATTCCTGGGGTTATTACATGGACTATCCTCGTAACCATGGAGACCAGAGGGCGCAGACCCCTCCAGCCACAGATAACATGCCAGCTGGGGCTCACAGGGGTGAACTGCAGGACGGAGGTGAGATTCACAGCAACAGCCAGGCGCCTGGGGCTCCAGGGAAGGAGCGAGGGGTGGCTGTGAAGCCCAAAACGTCAGCCTCCTCTCCGGATAGGGTGCACAGACTGACCTCCCCGTCTAGCGGCTACTCCAGCCAGTCCAACACGCCCACGGCTGGAACCCCGGTGCCGTCATTAGTCAGGTCCATGTCTCCCTCTGGCCGGCCAAAGCCAAAAGTGCCCGAGAGGAagtcatctctcctctcctctgtatccatgtcctcctcttccacctccctctcctccaacACCTCGGACTCACTGAAGAGCTCAGGTCCTTCACCCctacccctctcctcctcagctcccaACACCCCTCTCAGCCCACCTCCACCCTTCCCAGCCCCTCTTCCACCAAGTGCGACCGCAGGTTCCACCAcccctccaccagctcccccGTTACCAACCACTCCACGGGGAACCTCTCTGACCCCGCTCCCTGCTTGTTCCACCTCCCCAGaatttccccctcctccatcccctgAAACACTAATCCACCCCAGTTTGTCCTACAATGGGAGCTTCAgtcctcccccgcctcctcctccgatgCCCTCCTGTGgaccccctccacctcctccactgccTACTTTTGTTCCACCTTCCTCCTACCCATCCCTCGTGAAGGCAGTGAAGGATGCTGCTAAACCAGCTACTCCCGACAGCCCTAAGCCTCTGATTACCCCGTTTGCACTTCAGAGTGTTCAGCTACGGTCAATCAAGAGGCCAGAGAAGGATATTAATGGCAAATCAGACCACGTCACAGCTCAGGAAACATGGGCGGACCTCCCTCGGAGTCTACAGTCCCAGAAGCTGGAGAGATCTCACTCCCAGCTGCATTCTACTGTGTTACCCGTGTTTAACAGCTCCCCAGAAGAAGATTTCCGCAATTCCTCACCATCGCCTGTGTCAAAGCTCTTAGAAGAGTTGTCATTTGACTGCAGCGACACAGATGAGACACCAGACAGTGCCGTCTCAAACGGGAAAGCTGCGGATCAGAGTTACACTCTTTCAAGCGGAAAAGATTATGATGAAGAGCAGGAATCACTGCCAAGTCCCCCACAGATGTCCCGGAGCTCCCCCGTCAAACAGAAGCCCCCAGCTGTCTCCAAGAAACCCAAACTCTCTTTTCTCCCACCATTTAGCACCAAACTAATCGACGAACAGGTTCCAGCTCAGACTATAACCAGCCTGTCCCAAACAGAAGACCAAGTGGATGCTCTGCAGggacagacaaagaaagaggagagagaggaggagagccagcAACAGGAGGAGATTTCAGAGCCATTAGCTGGGAGCAGTGAAGCATCCACTGAAATCCAGGACGAGTCCAGAATCTCTACTCCTGTCTGCCAGGAGACGAGTCTGGACAACGGACCGTGTAGCAATGGAGAGGCCTACgatgaggaagacgaggacggtGATGGAACGAGCAGCACGACTGGATCCATCAGCTCCAAGGAGGACGACGCAG GTGAAGTGTTCGACTCCAGGACGGCTGAATCGTCTCCGGCCCCGTCAGCCAACGGGGCGTCCGAGCAGAACATGGTGACCCCCTCTCCCACGCGGCCCAGAACCACCGAGGACCTCTTTGCCGCCATTCACAG AGAGGGCATGCAGCGGGTGGGTGCGTCCTTTCTAGAGAG GTCAAAGCGCAAGATCCTGGGTCGCAAGGAGTCTGACGAGGACAAGTCCCGAGCTGGGAGCCAGCCACAGTCTCCGCCCGCCACCCCTACGGCCACGTCCCCGGGGGCGGCGTCCTCTCTGGCGCGGCAGTCGGGCTCCATCCAACGCAACCTCCGCAAGTCGGCCACCAGCAGCGACACCTTCAAGGCCCTTCTCCTCAAGAAGGGCAGCCGCTCGGAGACCAGCTTCAGGATGTCCGCTACCGAGATGCTCCGCTCCACCGACCCTCGCTTCCAGCGAACGCGGTCCGAGTCGGAGTTGGACTCCCCCGCTGCTTCGCCCTCCCCGCCGACCACCCCGCACAGCCCCTGCGCCTCCCCCGGCCGCAGTAAACGGGCGACAGACGAGTGGAGCCGCTACGAGGCCTTGGCTCTGTCCTCGCCGACTTCGCCGTCCTTTTCAATGAGCGGGTTTAGGTACGGGCGCTCTCGCACGCCGCCCTCGGCCGCCAGCAGCAAGTACAATGCGCGCTGCCGAATCCTCAGCAGCCCAATGACAGTAATCTGCGAACGTGAGGGGGAGTTGGCCGAGAGCGAATACGGGGACACTGCAGAAACTCTGTCTGGAGCCGCCATCCACGCTCGCCCCTTGCTCAAAGGCTCCAACGGCACTTTATCTGGAGAGAGCAGCAGTTAG